In Sander lucioperca isolate FBNREF2018 chromosome 21, SLUC_FBN_1.2, whole genome shotgun sequence, the following proteins share a genomic window:
- the jpt2 gene encoding jupiter microtubule associated homolog 2 isoform X1 has translation MTSTNMFQGLDTGTKPSSRVLQPPGGGSSNLFGGYEDDAAASRRPNKMASKVFAPPEESQCVPKRSNPPGQTSLSGLDVQRQASKNQGGKTSGIFGEPEPPARQQRPKPPGGPTSNIFGAAESAPAQSQNRSHPNKPKDNLSVGPESSPSLEAMVSQPEGKVEAAAPAPMPAKEEPAVVSAPPEPEPKPKPQSPSSSSSPAVEKEETGELKNHEPHLGPKPRSHNRVLNPPGGKSSVVFY, from the exons ATGACTTCGACAAACATGTTTCAAGGGTTGGATACTGGTACAAAACCAAGTTCAAG GGTGTTGCAGCCTCCTGGAGGTGGCTCCAGTAACCTGTTTGGTGGATATGAAGATGACGCTGCAGCATCAAGAAGACCTAATAAGATGGCCTCTAAAGTTTTTGCTCCACCAGAGGAGTCCCAGTGTGTACCCAAACGCTCCAATCCTCCAGGTCAGACCAGCTTGTCAGGGCTTGATGTGCAGAGGCAGGCCAGTAAAAACCAGG GTGGGAAGACCAGCGGAATATTTGGGGAACCTGAACCTCCAGCTCGGCAACAGAGACCCAAACCTCCTGGTGGACCAACCAGCAACATATTCGGTGCTGCAGAGAGTGCACCTGCCCAAAGCCAGAACCGAAGCCACCCAAATAAGCCAAAG gaCAATCTAAGTGTGGGACCTGAATCATCACCAT CACTTGAAGCCATGGTCAGCCAACCTGAAGGGAAGGTGGAAGCTGCCGCCCCAGCTCCCATGCCAGCCAAAGAAGAGCCTGCTGTTGTCTCAGCTCCTCCAGAGCCTGAGCCCAAGCCCAAGCCCCAGTccccttcttcctcttcttcaccTGCTGTTGAGAAAGAGGAGACTGGTGAGCTGAAGAACCACGAGCCTCATCTGGGACCCAAGCCTCGCTCTCACAACAGGGTCCTCAACCCCCCTGGAGGAAAGTCTAGTGTGGTATTCTACTGA
- the jpt2 gene encoding jupiter microtubule associated homolog 2 isoform X2, with protein MTSTNMFQGLDTGTKPSSRVLQPPGGGSSNLFGGYEDDAAASRRPNKMASKVFAPPEESQCVPKRSNPPGGKTSGIFGEPEPPARQQRPKPPGGPTSNIFGAAESAPAQSQNRSHPNKPKDNLSVGPESSPSLEAMVSQPEGKVEAAAPAPMPAKEEPAVVSAPPEPEPKPKPQSPSSSSSPAVEKEETGELKNHEPHLGPKPRSHNRVLNPPGGKSSVVFY; from the exons ATGACTTCGACAAACATGTTTCAAGGGTTGGATACTGGTACAAAACCAAGTTCAAG GGTGTTGCAGCCTCCTGGAGGTGGCTCCAGTAACCTGTTTGGTGGATATGAAGATGACGCTGCAGCATCAAGAAGACCTAATAAGATGGCCTCTAAAGTTTTTGCTCCACCAGAGGAGTCCCAGTGTGTACCCAAACGCTCCAATCCTCCAG GTGGGAAGACCAGCGGAATATTTGGGGAACCTGAACCTCCAGCTCGGCAACAGAGACCCAAACCTCCTGGTGGACCAACCAGCAACATATTCGGTGCTGCAGAGAGTGCACCTGCCCAAAGCCAGAACCGAAGCCACCCAAATAAGCCAAAG gaCAATCTAAGTGTGGGACCTGAATCATCACCAT CACTTGAAGCCATGGTCAGCCAACCTGAAGGGAAGGTGGAAGCTGCCGCCCCAGCTCCCATGCCAGCCAAAGAAGAGCCTGCTGTTGTCTCAGCTCCTCCAGAGCCTGAGCCCAAGCCCAAGCCCCAGTccccttcttcctcttcttcaccTGCTGTTGAGAAAGAGGAGACTGGTGAGCTGAAGAACCACGAGCCTCATCTGGGACCCAAGCCTCGCTCTCACAACAGGGTCCTCAACCCCCCTGGAGGAAAGTCTAGTGTGGTATTCTACTGA